The Polaribacter sp. KT25b genome contains the following window.
AACTATTTCTCCAATTCCTGGAAATAAAACGTCCATTGCTCTTACCGTTTTTCCGTCATCATTTAAACGCATATAAAATGCTTTAATGTTTGCAGGATAATCGAATAAAATTACTGGGCATTTAAAATGTTTTTCAACTAAAAAACGTTCATGTTCAGATTGTAAATCTGCACCCCATTCATTAATTGGGAATTGAAATTTTTTCTTTTTATTAGGTTTAGAATTTCTTAGAATATCGATTGCTTCTGTATAAGAAACACGCTTAAAATTATTGTCAACAACAAAACGTAATTTTTCTAACAAGCTCATTTCACTGCGTTGTGCTTGCGGTTTACTTTTTTCTTCTTGAGTTAAACGTTTATCTAAAAAAGCTAAATCGTCTTCACAATTTTTTAATACATCATTAATTACAGATTTAATAAAATCTTCTGCTAAATCCATATTGCCATCTAAATCCATAAAAGCAACTTCTGGTTCAATCATCCAAAATTCTGCTAAATGACGTGTTGTGTTAGAATTTTCTGCTCTAAAAGTTGGTCCAAAAGTATACGCTTTACCTAAGGCCATTGCAAAAGTTTCTGCTTCTAATTGTCCAGAAACTGTTAAATTGGTTTCTTTACCAAAAAAGTCTTTAGAATAATCAACTTTTCCGTCTTCCGTTACGGGAGCTTTATTGTCTTCAAAATTGGTAACTCTAAACATTTCTCCTGCACCTTCTGCATCAGAACCTGTAATAATTGGTGTGTTTACATAGTTAAAATCGTTTTCTTGAAAATATTTATGAACTGCAAAAGATAGTTTAGATCTCACGCGCATAACTGCACTAAAAGTGTTTGTTCTTACACGTAAATGTGCATTTTCTCTTAAGAATTCGAAACTATGTTTTTTAGGTTGAATAGGATATTCATCTGGATTTGAATCTCCTAATATTTCAATATTAGAAACTTGAATTTCAACAGATTGTCCTTTTCCTTGACTTTCTACAAGTATGCCTTTTACAGCAACAGCAGCTCCTGTTGTAATTCTTTTTAAAGTGGTTTCATCGGTGTTTTCAAAATCGATAACACATTGTATATTATTTAAAGTTGAGCCATCATTTAAAGCAATAAAACGATTACTTCTAAATGTTCTTACCCAACCTTTTAATTCTACTTCTTGTAAAACTGAATCCGATTTTAAAATTTCGGCAACGTTTTTCTTTGTCATCTCTTTTTTATGTTTGATTTACTACTTAATTAATTTACTGAAACGTAAAGATACTTTTTTGCAACAAATTGCGCAATTATCAATTGTCAATAATAGTATAAAATTATAGGGTGCTTGTAAAATGATAAAATTAAAAATTTTTAGAGGTCAGTAGTTAGTTGCATATAATTTTCTGATGCTCTACTTTATCTTTTTCAACCATTTTAGTTATTAAGTTATTGAATATTGTTGCTTTACTTTGTGATCGATTAATTCTAAAACAAAATTCATTAAAATATCTATTTAGATCAAAGTCACTTACCCAAGAATAAGTTGTTCTTATCCAAGATTTCACCTGATGAATCATTGTATGAAGTGCTTTAAAATTCATTCACATGAACAATACCGGTCATAGGACTATTTCCACTACTTTCCATAGCTTCTCTAATTTTACGCATAAATAAACGTGCAGTCTTTTCTGTTACACTAAAACGAACTGAAACATAACTAGCAGAAAGGTTTTTAGTACTTGTACTCATTTCAAAAACAATAAAGAAAGCTTTTCTAACACCAAACTTTACCTTGT
Protein-coding sequences here:
- the asnS gene encoding asparagine--tRNA ligase → MTKKNVAEILKSDSVLQEVELKGWVRTFRSNRFIALNDGSTLNNIQCVIDFENTDETTLKRITTGAAVAVKGILVESQGKGQSVEIQVSNIEILGDSNPDEYPIQPKKHSFEFLRENAHLRVRTNTFSAVMRVRSKLSFAVHKYFQENDFNYVNTPIITGSDAEGAGEMFRVTNFEDNKAPVTEDGKVDYSKDFFGKETNLTVSGQLEAETFAMALGKAYTFGPTFRAENSNTTRHLAEFWMIEPEVAFMDLDGNMDLAEDFIKSVINDVLKNCEDDLAFLDKRLTQEEKSKPQAQRSEMSLLEKLRFVVDNNFKRVSYTEAIDILRNSKPNKKKKFQFPINEWGADLQSEHERFLVEKHFKCPVILFDYPANIKAFYMRLNDDGKTVRAMDVLFPGIGEIVGGAQREERYDVLVEKMKAMNIDEKELWWYLDLRKYGTAVHSGFGLGFERLVQFTTGMGNIRDVIPFPRTPQNAEF